One region of Callithrix jacchus isolate 240 chromosome 16, calJac240_pri, whole genome shotgun sequence genomic DNA includes:
- the SLC39A4 gene encoding zinc transporter ZIP4 isoform X2, with the protein MAALVPLELGLLLAVLVVTVTASPSAGLLSLLTSGQGALDQEALGSLLNTLADRVHCTNGPCGKACVDIPQLLEEAVEAGAPGSAGGVLAALLDHVRSGSCFLALPSPQYFVDFVFQQHGSEAPITLAELSALMRRLGVGREAHDNHSHQHRRASSQDPVPLSTSNSSSSVWDTVCLSARDMMAVYGLSEEAGVTPEAWAQLSPALLQQQLSGACTSQHGPPVQDQLTQAESYLYGSLATLLICLCAIFGLLLLTCTGCRGVTHYVLQTFLSLAVGALTGDAVLHLMPKVLGLHTHSEEGLSPQPTWRLLAMLAGLYVFFLFENLFNLLLPKDPEDMEDRPCSHSSHNHGGHSHGVSLQLAPSELRQPKPPHEGSRADLVAEESPELLNTEPRRLSPELRLLPYVITLGDAVHNFADGLAVGAAFASSWKTGLATSLAVFCHELPHELGDFAALLHAGLSVRQALLLNLASALTAFAGLYVALAVGVGEESEAWILAVATGLFLYVALCDMLPAMLKVRDPRPWLLFLLHNVGLLGGWTVLLLLSLYEDDITL; encoded by the exons ATGGCGGCCCTGGTCCCGCTAGAGCTGGGGCTGCTGCTGGCTGTGCTGGTGGTGACGGTGACGGCGTCCCCGTCTGCTGGTCTGCTGAGCCTGCTCACCTCTGGCCAGGGCGCTCTGGATCAAGAGGCGCTGGGCAGCCTGTTAAATACGCTGGCGGACCGTGTGCACTGCACCAACGGGCCGTGTGGAAAG GCCTGCGTAGACATCCCGCAGCTGCTGGAGGAGGCTGTGGAGGCGGGGGCTCCAGGCAGTGCTGGGGGCGTCCTGGCTGCCCTGCTGGACCACGTCAGGAGCGGGTCTTGCTTCCTCGCTTTGCCCAGCCCTCAGTACTTTGTGGACTTTGTGTTCCAGCAACACGGCAGTGAGGCTCCTATCACGCTGGCCG AGCTGTCAGCCTTGATGCGGCGcctgggggtgggcagggaggcCCATGACAACCACAGTCATCAGCACAGGAGGGCCAGCAGCCAGGACCCTGTGCCCCTCTCTACCTCCAACAGCAGCTCCAGCGTGTGGGACACG GTATGCCTGAGTGCCAGGGACATGATGGCTGTGTATGGACTGTCGGAGGAGGCAGGGGTGACCCCGGAGGCCTGGGCCCAACTGAGCCCTGCCCTGCTCCAACAGCAGCTGAGTGGAGCCTGCACCTCCCAGCATGGGCCCCCCGTCCAGGACCAGCTCACCCAGGCAGAGA GCTATCTGTATGGCTCCCTGGCCACGCTGCTCATCTGCCTCTGTGCCATTTTTGGCCTCCTGCTGCTGACCTGCACTGGCTGCAGGGGGGTCACCCACTATGTCCTGCAGACCTTCCTGAGCCTGGCAGTGGGTGCACTCACTGGGGACGCTGTCCTGCATCTGATGCCCAAG GTGTTGGGGCTGCACACACACAGTGAAGAGGGCCTCAGCCCACAGCCCACCTGGCGCCTTCTGGCCATGCTGGCCGGGCTCTACGTCTTCTTCCTGTTTGAGAACCTCTTCAACCTCCTGCTGCCCAAGGACCCAGAG GACATGGAGGACAGGCCCTGCAGCCACAGCAGCCACAACCACGGTGGCCACAGCCACGGCGTTTCCCTGCAGCTGGCACCCAGCGAGCTCCGGCAGCCCAAGCCACCTCATGAGGGCTCTCGCGCAGACCTG GTGGCGGAGGAGAGCCCGGAGCTGCTGAACAcagagcccaggagactgagccCAG AGTTGAGGCTGCTGCCCTATGTGATCACGCTGGGCGACGCCGTGCACAACTTCGCCGACGGGCTGGCCGTGGGCGCCGCATTCGCGTCCTCCTGGAAGACCGGGCTGGCCACCTCGCTGGCAGTGTTCTGCCACGAGTTGCCACACGAGCTGG GGGACTTCGCGGCCTTGCTGCACGCGGGGCTGTCAGTGCGCCAAGCGCTGCTGCTGAACCTGGCCTCCGCGCTCACGGCCTTCGCCGGTCTCTACGTGGCACTCGCGGTCGGAGTCGGCGAGGAGAGTGAGGCCTGGATCCTGGCGGTGGCCACCGGCCTGTTCCTCTACGTGGCGCTCTGCGACATG CTCCCGGCCATGTTGAAAGTGCGGGACCCGCGGCCCTGGCTCCTCTTCCTGCTACACAATGTGGGCCTGCTGGGCGGCTGGACCGTCCTGCTGTTGCTGTCTCTGTACGAAGATGACATCACCCTCTGA
- the SLC39A4 gene encoding zinc transporter ZIP4 isoform X1, giving the protein MAALVPLELGLLLAVLVVTVTASPSAGLLSLLTSGQGALDQEALGSLLNTLADRVHCTNGPCGKCFSVEDALSLGEPPGPVLETGYIARLSAAAALYLSNPEGICEGAQAGGWASHADDLLARLESPEGLILGLSRLLQRMQARAAGQALKTACVDIPQLLEEAVEAGAPGSAGGVLAALLDHVRSGSCFLALPSPQYFVDFVFQQHGSEAPITLAELSALMRRLGVGREAHDNHSHQHRRASSQDPVPLSTSNSSSSVWDTVCLSARDMMAVYGLSEEAGVTPEAWAQLSPALLQQQLSGACTSQHGPPVQDQLTQAESYLYGSLATLLICLCAIFGLLLLTCTGCRGVTHYVLQTFLSLAVGALTGDAVLHLMPKVLGLHTHSEEGLSPQPTWRLLAMLAGLYVFFLFENLFNLLLPKDPEDMEDRPCSHSSHNHGGHSHGVSLQLAPSELRQPKPPHEGSRADLVAEESPELLNTEPRRLSPELRLLPYVITLGDAVHNFADGLAVGAAFASSWKTGLATSLAVFCHELPHELGDFAALLHAGLSVRQALLLNLASALTAFAGLYVALAVGVGEESEAWILAVATGLFLYVALCDMLPAMLKVRDPRPWLLFLLHNVGLLGGWTVLLLLSLYEDDITL; this is encoded by the exons ATGGCGGCCCTGGTCCCGCTAGAGCTGGGGCTGCTGCTGGCTGTGCTGGTGGTGACGGTGACGGCGTCCCCGTCTGCTGGTCTGCTGAGCCTGCTCACCTCTGGCCAGGGCGCTCTGGATCAAGAGGCGCTGGGCAGCCTGTTAAATACGCTGGCGGACCGTGTGCACTGCACCAACGGGCCGTGTGGAAAG TGCTTTTCTGTGGAGGATGCCCTGAGCCTGGGCGAACCCCCGGGTCCAGTCCTGGAGACTGGGTATATCGCCCGCCTCAGTGCCGCTGCTGCCCTGTACCTCAGCAACCCCGAGGGCATATGTGAGGGCGCTCAGGCTGGCGGCTGGGCCTCTCATGCGGATGACCTCCTGGCCCGGCTCGAAAGCCCTGAGGGCTTGATCCTGGGCCTGAGCAGGCTGCTGCAGAGGATGCAAGCCCGGGCTGCTGGCCAGGCCCTCAAGACG GCCTGCGTAGACATCCCGCAGCTGCTGGAGGAGGCTGTGGAGGCGGGGGCTCCAGGCAGTGCTGGGGGCGTCCTGGCTGCCCTGCTGGACCACGTCAGGAGCGGGTCTTGCTTCCTCGCTTTGCCCAGCCCTCAGTACTTTGTGGACTTTGTGTTCCAGCAACACGGCAGTGAGGCTCCTATCACGCTGGCCG AGCTGTCAGCCTTGATGCGGCGcctgggggtgggcagggaggcCCATGACAACCACAGTCATCAGCACAGGAGGGCCAGCAGCCAGGACCCTGTGCCCCTCTCTACCTCCAACAGCAGCTCCAGCGTGTGGGACACG GTATGCCTGAGTGCCAGGGACATGATGGCTGTGTATGGACTGTCGGAGGAGGCAGGGGTGACCCCGGAGGCCTGGGCCCAACTGAGCCCTGCCCTGCTCCAACAGCAGCTGAGTGGAGCCTGCACCTCCCAGCATGGGCCCCCCGTCCAGGACCAGCTCACCCAGGCAGAGA GCTATCTGTATGGCTCCCTGGCCACGCTGCTCATCTGCCTCTGTGCCATTTTTGGCCTCCTGCTGCTGACCTGCACTGGCTGCAGGGGGGTCACCCACTATGTCCTGCAGACCTTCCTGAGCCTGGCAGTGGGTGCACTCACTGGGGACGCTGTCCTGCATCTGATGCCCAAG GTGTTGGGGCTGCACACACACAGTGAAGAGGGCCTCAGCCCACAGCCCACCTGGCGCCTTCTGGCCATGCTGGCCGGGCTCTACGTCTTCTTCCTGTTTGAGAACCTCTTCAACCTCCTGCTGCCCAAGGACCCAGAG GACATGGAGGACAGGCCCTGCAGCCACAGCAGCCACAACCACGGTGGCCACAGCCACGGCGTTTCCCTGCAGCTGGCACCCAGCGAGCTCCGGCAGCCCAAGCCACCTCATGAGGGCTCTCGCGCAGACCTG GTGGCGGAGGAGAGCCCGGAGCTGCTGAACAcagagcccaggagactgagccCAG AGTTGAGGCTGCTGCCCTATGTGATCACGCTGGGCGACGCCGTGCACAACTTCGCCGACGGGCTGGCCGTGGGCGCCGCATTCGCGTCCTCCTGGAAGACCGGGCTGGCCACCTCGCTGGCAGTGTTCTGCCACGAGTTGCCACACGAGCTGG GGGACTTCGCGGCCTTGCTGCACGCGGGGCTGTCAGTGCGCCAAGCGCTGCTGCTGAACCTGGCCTCCGCGCTCACGGCCTTCGCCGGTCTCTACGTGGCACTCGCGGTCGGAGTCGGCGAGGAGAGTGAGGCCTGGATCCTGGCGGTGGCCACCGGCCTGTTCCTCTACGTGGCGCTCTGCGACATG CTCCCGGCCATGTTGAAAGTGCGGGACCCGCGGCCCTGGCTCCTCTTCCTGCTACACAATGTGGGCCTGCTGGGCGGCTGGACCGTCCTGCTGTTGCTGTCTCTGTACGAAGATGACATCACCCTCTGA